From a region of the Streptomyces asoensis genome:
- a CDS encoding acyl-CoA dehydrogenase family protein, producing ILGEVGQGFDVAQSSSILYGRPNLAAVSLGLHEAALTLTTQYVSSRPRHGKTVADLAVIRNRLGQMNARLLMAQILAYHAADMLDHGLPCDAELCAAKGLGHELAAETGRDAMELHGANALTEGRPLERVWRDMQTTYAPAGTGEVQRIRLAQALLHEHGHPDHHTPHTQWSARHAHHPRADPATTP from the coding sequence CATCCTCGGCGAGGTGGGACAAGGCTTCGACGTCGCCCAGTCCAGCAGCATCCTCTACGGCAGACCCAACCTCGCCGCCGTCAGCCTCGGCCTGCACGAAGCAGCCCTCACCCTCACCACCCAGTACGTCAGCAGCCGCCCCCGCCACGGCAAAACCGTCGCCGACCTCGCAGTGATCCGTAACCGGCTCGGACAGATGAACGCCCGCCTGCTCATGGCCCAGATCCTCGCCTACCACGCCGCCGACATGCTCGACCACGGCCTGCCCTGCGACGCCGAACTCTGCGCAGCCAAAGGCCTCGGCCACGAACTCGCCGCCGAAACCGGCCGCGACGCCATGGAACTGCACGGCGCAAACGCCCTCACCGAAGGCCGCCCTCTCGAGCGGGTCTGGCGCGACATGCAGACCACCTACGCCCCCGCCGGCACCGGCGAAGTCCAACGCATCCGCCTCGCCCAAGCCCTCCTCCACGAACACGGACACCCCGACCACCACACCCCACACACGCAGTGGTCCGCCCGCCACGCCCACCACCCCCGAGCAGACCCCGCAACCACCCCATAG